One Eurosta solidaginis isolate ZX-2024a chromosome 1, ASM4086904v1, whole genome shotgun sequence genomic window, TTGACTTCATCATGCCACCTCCAGAAGCACTTATAGATCAAATTACAAGGCCCGCCGAAGCGTAAGAATAATAAGGACCTTTATTTGAAGATTATCCTAACACCCACCTACTTGCAGAACTTTGAAAATCCCATTTGAGTCAGGAGAGTGTGCGGATATAGTATTTCGTGTGTTAAGTGTGGACAAGGAGCCGCGTCGCAATTTTGTACAAAAAGAATTACGAGTAGAAGGCAATTACATAGAGGTACATTTTACAGCTGACGAAGTAAAGAAACTGCGTACAGCAATCACATCATTTTTTGAAGCGCTGTTACTTTGTAAGGACACAATAAAAGAATTTGGGTCGAATACTGAGTTGACAAATAATGCCGGAACACACACCAGCTCCAACTCCACATAGAGCGGTGTACGGTTTTGCCTTCTATTTACTCTCCTATacactttttattttatatattatgtGGGCGTTGTTACCTACCGACAGTTGGGGCCTCAATTATTTGCCACATAAATATTTTGCTGCCTATTTACCGATACTGGTACTGATAGCAATGTTCTTTTTTGAGTTCTTTATATATCCGGGAATTGGCTTAGCTATGACCCCTAACGTGGATGAAGTGGAGTCTGTAATGGATACGGCTTTGTTATTGCGCCATGCCGAAGATTATACACATAAAGAGAGTACAGATAGTTGTATATGGTCACAAGTAAGATACGCTCAGCAGGTTACACCACATAGACCACGGCAGATACTGCGCGATTGTAAATTTTGTTATGAAGAGCATATCCTACCGGCGGTACATGAACAGATATCGACATTGCGGTTTTTGGATTTGAAAGATGTTAATAAAATAACATACGAATAAAAACGCTACTATAGAGTAAACTTTCTTTATTCATCTTTATAGTTCATTACCCATTTGTATGCACGAAAcatcgacatttttttttaacacgtGTAGTTTTTCAGGGGGTATGAATCCCTTAGTACTACTTCTGTATGCATAAGGTTGTCTTAATGCCGAATGCATACAAAAGCACTACAAAAACGTGTATCAATACGTATGTTTCGTGCGTACGAAATACCTATCCCTGCATTGACCAACAGGAATTCATTCTTCATATTTAATAACAATTACAATAACATTGATATGATGAGAGATGAATCACCTTGAAACCATCAACTTGGATTATATGGTCTATTAATACAGGCACAACTCTTACCGGTTTGATCCCCAGTATCTCTAAAATTGTCTTCACAACAGTTCAATGATGGCAAAGCATCTTGGGTAAAACGGTAAGCGGTCGTCATTATTTTTCGATATATTCCAAGTTGCACAATCTCTCAGTTATTCATATCCTGGAGTTCTGTCCAAAAAATTACTGTTTTGACTACATATATTTCAttaatatgaataaatttttgaagaCAATATATTAAGTCAAAGAACCCTAAATTATGTAGACAAAATTCAGAAGTgtatttttacaaaaacatacGATCATTGATACAACATGCACATTTTATGCATGCATATAAGTTTTTTCACTAATGCAGCACGTATactttttatatgaattaatatgttttcaattaaacaaaatatGAATCTTACATACTTTTTCATGCATTTAGCATACGATGTATGTATTCCAATCATTTCAACTGGGTATCGATTTTCGAACATTACTAAGGCGTatgaaaatgtttataaaattacTTTCTACTCGTTCGAACTGTTGTCCACCCAGGTTCCGGTTCCACAAACCCTTGCTCTTGGCTTCGTGCCTTTGATCGTGTGACTCTACTACAAGTGGCAATATCTGAGTCCGCTGCATCGTCAATATCCATGCCATTGTCGGAATCACTACTCTCTTCATTTTCATCTGAAGAGGAATCTTCACCCACAATGGGTGTATAAACAATCTTCACATCGGGTCGCAGCCACTCTTTGCTTTGGGGCAGTTTGCTTAGTTCGTCTTCAATTTGGGCAATCTCTCCCTGTTTGCAAAGGTTTTTGTAGCGTAGCAAATTGCGGCATATTTCTTAGAAAAAGAAAACGTTCTTTATCGTTTATAATTCGTAGATAGTCCATACTTACCGGGAATAGAACTATCCTCACAAATTGTGTCAAATTCTTGGTCGAGCAGTTCTTCTAATACATCTTTGAGTTCACTTTGCGTTATATTCTCATTGCCtgtgcagtatttatatatgtaatccaTAATTTCAATGGCTAACTGGAAAACAGAATTGAATGACTTCGAGGAAAAAGAATGGATATCAACTATGTACCTGTTGTCCGTTGCGTCCACCCATACCATGTTCGACAGCCAAACGCAAGTTCTGCCAATTATTGAAGACTTTCTCTAAAACTACCCGAAAGTTTTTCTCAAAGTCTATTTGGGCCATGTCAAGGATATTTGGTTAGATTAAAAAAGATTTTGAATCCCAATTGTTAGTACAAAAGTCAACTACTGCACGTGAAAACGAGGTTATTGtgaataatgcggcagttacccaccgacgtgcgccgtacgtacggacgtttgtcgtacgaagcacgtttgaccgaa contains:
- the Tcs6 gene encoding uncharacterized protein Tcs6; its protein translation is MPPPEALIDQITRPAEATLKIPFESGECADIVFRVLSVDKEPRRNFVQKELRVEGNYIEVHFTADEVKKLRTAITSFFEALLLCKDTIKEFGSNTELTNNAGTHTSSNST
- the PIG-P gene encoding phosphatidylinositol N-acetylglucosaminyltransferase subunit P, whose translation is MPEHTPAPTPHRAVYGFAFYLLSYTLFILYIMWALLPTDSWGLNYLPHKYFAAYLPILVLIAMFFFEFFIYPGIGLAMTPNVDEVESVMDTALLLRHAEDYTHKESTDSCIWSQVRYAQQVTPHRPRQILRDCKFCYEEHILPAVHEQISTLRFLDLKDVNKITYE
- the LOC137246492 gene encoding pre-rRNA-processing protein TSR2 homolog produces the protein MAQIDFEKNFRVVLEKVFNNWQNLRLAVEHGMGGRNGQQLAIEIMDYIYKYCTGNENITQSELKDVLEELLDQEFDTICEDSSIPEICRNLLRYKNLCKQGEIAQIEDELSKLPQSKEWLRPDVKIVYTPIVGEDSSSDENEESSDSDNGMDIDDAADSDIATCSRVTRSKARSQEQGFVEPEPGWTTVRTSRK